A section of the Humulus lupulus chromosome 2, drHumLupu1.1, whole genome shotgun sequence genome encodes:
- the LOC133819215 gene encoding long chain acyl-CoA synthetase 6, peroxisomal-like isoform X2, with translation MDSSAPQRRANAITGHLIAAGDSSSLLRLNATSGEFVSEQGYSVVLPEKLQTGKWNVYRSARSPLKLVSRFQDHPEIGTLHDNFVHSVDTFRDYKYLGTRIRVDGTIGEYKWMTYGETGTARSATGSGLVYHGISKGSSIGLYFINRPEWLIVDHACSAYSYISVPLYDTLGPDAVKYIVNHAAVQAIFCVPQTLNSILSFLSDIPSVRLVVVVGGIDDQIPSLPSSTGVQVISYSKLLSQGRSNPQPFCPPKPDDVATICYTSGTTGTPKGAVLTHENLIANVAGASIAVKFYPSDVYISYLPLAHIYERVNQIMTAYFGVAVGFYQGDNMKLMDDMAALRPTIFCSVPRLYNRIYAGITNAVKTSGTLKEKLFNAAYNAKRQALLNGKNPSPMWDRLVFNKIKDRLGGRVRFMVSGASPLSPDVMDFLKICFGGRVAEGYGMTETSCVISSMDEGDSLSGHVGSPNPACEIKLVDVPEMNYTTADEPYPRGEICVRGPIVFRGYHKDEVQTREVIDEDGWLHTGDIGLWFSGGRLKIIDRKKNIFKLAQGEYIAPEKIENVYAKCKFVAQCFVYGDSLNSSLVAVVSVDPDVLQEWATSQGIKFENLQQLCNDPRAKAAVLADMDAIGREAQLRGFEFAKAVTLVHEPFTLENGLLTPTFKVKRPQAKEYFAKAISDMYADLATSDPSPQSKL, from the exons ATGGATTCGTCGGCGCCTCAGCGACGTGCTAATGCGATTACCGGTCATTTAATTGCCGCCGGAGattcttcctctcttctccggcTTAACGCTACCTCCGGCGAGTTTGTTTCCG AACAAGGCTACAGTGTTGTTCTTCCAGAAAAATTGCAGACAGGAAAGTGGAATGTATACAG ATCAGCTCGTTCACCTTTGAAGCTTGTCAGTAGATTTCAAGATCATCCAGAAATTGGTACACTACATGACAATTTTGT GCACTCAGTTGATACTTTCCGAGATTACAAGTATCTGGGAACACGGATTCGGGTTGATGGAACCATTGGAGA GTACAAATGGATGACATATGGAGAAACCGGCACTGCTCGGTCAGCAACAGGTTCTGGCCTAGTATATCATGGGATTTCAAAG GGGTCAAGCATTGGGTTGTACTTTATCAACAGACCTGAGTGGCTTATTGTTGATCATGCGTGTTCCGCATATTCTTACATATCAGTTCCTTTATACGATACTCTTG ggCCTGATGCTGTGAAGTACATAGTAAATCATGCCGCTGTTCAAGCTATATTTTGTGTGCCTCAAACATTAAATAGT ATATTGAGCTTCTTGTCAGATATTCCATCTGTGCGCCTAGTTGTG GTTGTTGGAGGAATAGATGATCAAATTCCATCCCTCCCCTCATCAACCGGGGTTCAGGTTATATCATATTCAAAGTTGCTTAGTCAG GGCCGCAGTAACCCTCAGCCTTTTTGCCCCCCAAAGCCTGATGATGTAGCAACCATTTGCTACACTAGTGGCACAACTGGGACCCCAAAG GGAGCTGTATTGACTCATGAGAATTTGATTGCGAATGTTGCCGGTGCAAGTATTGCTGTCAAATTTTACCCCTCAGATGT TTATATTTCTTATCTTCCTTTGGCACACATCTATGAGCGGGTTAACCAGATTATGACGGCATATTTTGGAGTTGCTGTTGGATTCTATCAGGGG GACAACATGAAATTAATGGATGATATGGCTGCTCTGCGACCTACTATCTTTTGCAGTGTTCCTAGGCTGTATAATAGAATTTATGCAGG CATAACAAATGCTGTAAAGACATCTGGCACACTGAAGGAAAAGCTGTTCAATGCTGCCTATAATGCAAAGAGGCAAGCTTTATTGAATG GAAAAAATCCGTCTCCTATGTGGGACAGATTGGTATTCAATAAGATAAAAGATAGGCTCGGAGGACGAGTGCGTTTCATGGTATCTGGAGCCTCTCCTTTGTCTCCTGATGTCATGGACTTTCTAAAAAT ATGCTTTGGTGGTCGAGTAGCTGAAGGATATGGAATGACAGAAACTTCTTGTGTTATAAGTTCTATGGATGAGGGTGACAGTCTATCTGGACATGTTGGTTCTCCTAATCCAGCTTGTG AAATTAAGCTTGTCGATGTTCCAGAAATGAACTACACAACTGCAGACGAGCCTTATCCTCGAGGTGAAATCTGTGTCAGGGGTCCGATTGTTTTTCGTGGCTATCACAAAGATGAAGTGCAGAC GAGAGAAGTTATTGATGAAGATGGGTGGCTTCATACTGGAGACATTGGATTGTGGTTTTCAGGAGGTCGTCTGAAAATTATTGATAG GAAGAAGAATATTTTCAAGCTGGCACAGGGAGAGTATATTGCTCCAGAAAAAATTGAGAACGTGTATGCAAAGTGCAAATTCGTTGCCCAATGCTTTGTGTATG GTGACAGCTTAAATTCGTCTCTGGTAGCAGTTGTCTCCGTGGACCCAGATGTATTACAAGAATGGGCTACTTCACAAGGCATTAAG TTTGAAAATTTACAGCAACTATGCAATGATCCAAGAGCAAAGGCTGCTGTCTTGGCCGATATGGATGCTATTGGAAGAGAAGCTCAG CTAAGAGGTTTCGAGTTTGCAAAAGCCGTGACACTTGTACACGAACCATTTACGTTGGAGAATGGTTTGCTCACCCCAACATTCAAG GTCAAGAGACCTCAAGCAAAGGAATATTTTGCGAAAGCCATTTCGGACATGTACGCAGATCTTGCAACTTCTGATCCATCGCCTCAGAGCAAGTTGTGA
- the LOC133819215 gene encoding long chain acyl-CoA synthetase 6, peroxisomal-like isoform X1, with amino-acid sequence MDSSAPQRRANAITGHLIAAGDSSSLLRLNATSGEFVSGTYIYNKATVLFFQKNCRQESGMYTARSPLKLVSRFQDHPEIGTLHDNFVHSVDTFRDYKYLGTRIRVDGTIGEYKWMTYGETGTARSATGSGLVYHGISKGSSIGLYFINRPEWLIVDHACSAYSYISVPLYDTLGPDAVKYIVNHAAVQAIFCVPQTLNSILSFLSDIPSVRLVVVVGGIDDQIPSLPSSTGVQVISYSKLLSQGRSNPQPFCPPKPDDVATICYTSGTTGTPKGAVLTHENLIANVAGASIAVKFYPSDVYISYLPLAHIYERVNQIMTAYFGVAVGFYQGDNMKLMDDMAALRPTIFCSVPRLYNRIYAGITNAVKTSGTLKEKLFNAAYNAKRQALLNGKNPSPMWDRLVFNKIKDRLGGRVRFMVSGASPLSPDVMDFLKICFGGRVAEGYGMTETSCVISSMDEGDSLSGHVGSPNPACEIKLVDVPEMNYTTADEPYPRGEICVRGPIVFRGYHKDEVQTREVIDEDGWLHTGDIGLWFSGGRLKIIDRKKNIFKLAQGEYIAPEKIENVYAKCKFVAQCFVYGDSLNSSLVAVVSVDPDVLQEWATSQGIKFENLQQLCNDPRAKAAVLADMDAIGREAQLRGFEFAKAVTLVHEPFTLENGLLTPTFKVKRPQAKEYFAKAISDMYADLATSDPSPQSKL; translated from the exons ATGGATTCGTCGGCGCCTCAGCGACGTGCTAATGCGATTACCGGTCATTTAATTGCCGCCGGAGattcttcctctcttctccggcTTAACGCTACCTCCGGCGAGTTTGTTTCCGGTACGTATATTTAT AACAAGGCTACAGTGTTGTTCTTCCAGAAAAATTGCAGACAGGAAAGTGGAATGTATACAG CTCGTTCACCTTTGAAGCTTGTCAGTAGATTTCAAGATCATCCAGAAATTGGTACACTACATGACAATTTTGT GCACTCAGTTGATACTTTCCGAGATTACAAGTATCTGGGAACACGGATTCGGGTTGATGGAACCATTGGAGA GTACAAATGGATGACATATGGAGAAACCGGCACTGCTCGGTCAGCAACAGGTTCTGGCCTAGTATATCATGGGATTTCAAAG GGGTCAAGCATTGGGTTGTACTTTATCAACAGACCTGAGTGGCTTATTGTTGATCATGCGTGTTCCGCATATTCTTACATATCAGTTCCTTTATACGATACTCTTG ggCCTGATGCTGTGAAGTACATAGTAAATCATGCCGCTGTTCAAGCTATATTTTGTGTGCCTCAAACATTAAATAGT ATATTGAGCTTCTTGTCAGATATTCCATCTGTGCGCCTAGTTGTG GTTGTTGGAGGAATAGATGATCAAATTCCATCCCTCCCCTCATCAACCGGGGTTCAGGTTATATCATATTCAAAGTTGCTTAGTCAG GGCCGCAGTAACCCTCAGCCTTTTTGCCCCCCAAAGCCTGATGATGTAGCAACCATTTGCTACACTAGTGGCACAACTGGGACCCCAAAG GGAGCTGTATTGACTCATGAGAATTTGATTGCGAATGTTGCCGGTGCAAGTATTGCTGTCAAATTTTACCCCTCAGATGT TTATATTTCTTATCTTCCTTTGGCACACATCTATGAGCGGGTTAACCAGATTATGACGGCATATTTTGGAGTTGCTGTTGGATTCTATCAGGGG GACAACATGAAATTAATGGATGATATGGCTGCTCTGCGACCTACTATCTTTTGCAGTGTTCCTAGGCTGTATAATAGAATTTATGCAGG CATAACAAATGCTGTAAAGACATCTGGCACACTGAAGGAAAAGCTGTTCAATGCTGCCTATAATGCAAAGAGGCAAGCTTTATTGAATG GAAAAAATCCGTCTCCTATGTGGGACAGATTGGTATTCAATAAGATAAAAGATAGGCTCGGAGGACGAGTGCGTTTCATGGTATCTGGAGCCTCTCCTTTGTCTCCTGATGTCATGGACTTTCTAAAAAT ATGCTTTGGTGGTCGAGTAGCTGAAGGATATGGAATGACAGAAACTTCTTGTGTTATAAGTTCTATGGATGAGGGTGACAGTCTATCTGGACATGTTGGTTCTCCTAATCCAGCTTGTG AAATTAAGCTTGTCGATGTTCCAGAAATGAACTACACAACTGCAGACGAGCCTTATCCTCGAGGTGAAATCTGTGTCAGGGGTCCGATTGTTTTTCGTGGCTATCACAAAGATGAAGTGCAGAC GAGAGAAGTTATTGATGAAGATGGGTGGCTTCATACTGGAGACATTGGATTGTGGTTTTCAGGAGGTCGTCTGAAAATTATTGATAG GAAGAAGAATATTTTCAAGCTGGCACAGGGAGAGTATATTGCTCCAGAAAAAATTGAGAACGTGTATGCAAAGTGCAAATTCGTTGCCCAATGCTTTGTGTATG GTGACAGCTTAAATTCGTCTCTGGTAGCAGTTGTCTCCGTGGACCCAGATGTATTACAAGAATGGGCTACTTCACAAGGCATTAAG TTTGAAAATTTACAGCAACTATGCAATGATCCAAGAGCAAAGGCTGCTGTCTTGGCCGATATGGATGCTATTGGAAGAGAAGCTCAG CTAAGAGGTTTCGAGTTTGCAAAAGCCGTGACACTTGTACACGAACCATTTACGTTGGAGAATGGTTTGCTCACCCCAACATTCAAG GTCAAGAGACCTCAAGCAAAGGAATATTTTGCGAAAGCCATTTCGGACATGTACGCAGATCTTGCAACTTCTGATCCATCGCCTCAGAGCAAGTTGTGA